A window of Juglans regia cultivar Chandler chromosome 7, Walnut 2.0, whole genome shotgun sequence contains these coding sequences:
- the LOC109019149 gene encoding aquaporin TIP1-3: protein MPITKIAIGTPEEASRPDAIKAAFAEFFSTLIFVFAGEGSGMAFNKLTDNGSTTPSGLVAAALAHAFALFVAVSVGANISGGHVNPAVTFGAFIGGNITLLRSILYWIAQLLGSVVACLLLKFATGGLETSAFSLSSGVGSWNAVVLEIVMTFGLVYTVYATAVDPKKGNVGIVAPIAIGFIVGANILAGGAFDGASMNPAVSFGPAVVSWTWTNHWVYWLGPLIGAAIAAIVYDIIFIGEVTHEPLPSSDF, encoded by the exons atgCCGATCACTAAAATTGCAATTGGTACGCCGGAAGAGGCATCCCGCCCGGACGCGATAAAAGCCGCGTTTGCCGAGTTTTTCTCTAcgcttatttttgtttttgctggGGAAGGTTCTGGGATGGCTTTCA ACAAGCTTACTGATAATGGGTCAACGACACCATCTGGGCTTGTAGCAGCAGCATTGGCACATGCATTTGCGCTCTTTGTGGCGGTTTCTGTTGGTGCAAACATTTCTGGGGGGCATGTAAACCCTGCTGTTACTTTTGGTGCGTTTATTGGTGGAAACATTACTCTGTTGAGGAGCATCTTGTATTGGATTGCTCAGCTGCTGGGTTCAGTCGTCGCTTGCTTGCTGCTTAAGTTTGCCACTGGTGGACTG GAAACCTCAGCATTCTCGCTATCATCTGGGGTGGGTTCATGGAATGCGGTAGTTCTGGAGATTGTGATGACATTTGGCCTTGTTTACACTGTGTATGCCACAGCAGTGGATCCAAAGAAGGGGAATGTAGGCATAGTTGCACCTATTGCAATTGGTTTCATTGTGGGTGCTAACATTTTGGCTGGTGGTGCCTTTGATGGTGCATCCATGAACCCAGCAGTCTCCTTCGGCCCAGCGGTGGTTAGCTGGACATGGACCAACCACTGGGTCTACTGGCTTGGCCCTCTGATTGGTGCAGCCATTGCAGCCATCGTCTATGACATCATCTTTATTGGCGAGGTTACACATGAGCCACTTCCCAGCAGTGACTTTTAG
- the LOC109019148 gene encoding F-box protein At2g39490 — translation MEEKLLDLLSSLPDEILCRIIAFLPCESALETSFLSTRWRDLWNTALVQRGTIEAAATAISGFLTQFDERDPLRQPRKLRYHFCKDGVLLATIAANNKLYVDFSAGKQGFSKQFGWKLELNRQNLTNLQPSSSTAATFVKTLHLKSVSSQLTSEAVSSMVSNFQFLENLKIVECNGLEALEIDAGLKLLSLTILDCPQLKSLHMRSSKLRYFKYRGLLPWLWPEDHFNLKDAMLDFRQGPGDISFKSGDFDATLLTIKNAETLTLCRWTFETLIWPSISCVLSHFQFYKLKELWWIDNYTERYNSDALISFLKLCPALGQLFVTIDPSSYSIPNSTATYSKQDNRNPELEHLKVIKMEGFRNQEDETLLAEQLRKLATVDPQIIATSDRNGSRSFVKVPSYQPKLQCGSPPWSQNGKRANKFAQVMGSEVYPKHAHMGP, via the exons ATGGAGGAAAAACTACTGGATTTGCTAAGCAGTTTACCGGATGAGATCCTTTGCCGCATCATTGCGTTTCTGCCTTGTGAATCTGCACTGGAGACCAGCTTCCTTTCTACTCGATGGAGAGACCTTTGGAACACAGCTTTAGTGCAACGAGGAACAATAGAAGCTGCTGCCACCGCAATTTCTGGATTCTTAACTCAATTTGATGAGCGCGATCCCTTGAGGCAACCCCGGAAACTTCGATATCACTTCTGCAAAGATGGCGTTCTCTTGGCTACCATCGCAGctaataataaactttatgtGGATTTCTCGGCTGGGAAGCAAGGATTTTCAAAGCAGTTTGGTTGGAAGTTGGAGCTGAATCGCCAAAACCTTACCAACCTGCAGCCAAGTTCTTCTACGGCCGCCACCTTCGTCAAAACGCTTCATCTAAAATCGGTGAGCTCTCAGCTTACCAGTGAGGCTGTGTCTTCTATGGTATCGAATTTTCAGTTTCTTGAAAACTTGAAAATCGTTGAATGCAACGGATTAGAAGCTTTGGAAATTGACGCCGGTTTGAAGCTTTTGAGCTTGACCATCCTCGATTGTCCGCAATTAAAATCTCTCCATATGAGATCTTCGAAACTCAGGTATTTCAAGTATCGAGGTCTGCTCCCTTGGCTGTGGCCCGAAGATCACTTTAACCTGAAAGATGCCATGCTAGATTTCAGACAAGGCCCCGGCGACATCAGCTTCAAGAGTGGTGATTTCGACGCAACTCTATTAACCATAAAAAACGCCGAAACTCTTACACTATGCAGATGGACTTTTGAG ACTCTGATTTGGCCATCGATTTCCTGTGTACTTAGTCACTTCCAGTTCTACAAATTGAAAGAGCTATGGTGGATTGATAATTACACTGAAAGATATAACAGTGACGCCTTGATATCCTTCCTGAAACTGTGTCCTGCCTTAGGGCAACTTTTTGTCACT ATTGACCCCTCGAGCTACAGCATCCCAAACAGTACTGCTACGTACTCAAAACAAGACAATAGGAATCCAGAACTTGAACATCTCAAGGTGATAAAAATGGAGGGATTTAGAAATCAAGAGGATGAGACCTTACTGGCAGAGCAATTGAGAAAGCTAGCCACCGTGGATCCACAAATCATAGCAACATCCGACAGGAATGGATCACGAAGTTTTGTCAAGGTTCCTTCATATCAGCCAAAGCTGCAGTGTGGGAGCCCACCCTGGTCACAGAATGGAAAGCGTGCCAATAAATTTGCTCAAGTGATGGGCAGTGAGGTGTATCCTAAACATGCTCACATGGGTCCATAA
- the LOC108986337 gene encoding uncharacterized protein LOC108986337 translates to MEVKNLLKDKKFWLASFLIAWAAALQGHMMWLQRQDSFKQKFGTLNTNGSDDEK, encoded by the exons ATGGAAGTGAAGAATCTTCTCAAGGACAAGAAGTTCTGGCTCGCTTCCTTTCTCATTGCCTGGGCCGCAGCTCTCCAg GGGCATATGATGTGGTTGCAGAGGCAGGACTCCTTCAAGCAGAAGTTTGGTACTCTCAATACAAATGGTAGTGATGATGAGAAATGA